The DNA region atatatatatagtgttgCTGTAAAAGGCCCCTAAACAGTTATTTGTCTGAGAAcatttgttcttttttcttttgtccCTCTGTGCCACCCCAAGATTGCCCATCGATCTCAGACCCTCATGTCATGAGCAGGGGATATAGGGTTTGcccctccctgaaaacaaaacaaaacaatccatAACACCAAACACGGTGATTGTGTGAGAACTGGTAGGAGGTGGCTGGCTGAGATGGTTTTATGCAAGAGTTTCAGTGACTTATTTTCCTTGTTTGTGTCTCCAGACTCCAGTTTGTCTGGGCTGATGATTTTGATGattttgagtttattttttacctttttttttgtttgttgtttgttgttgatgtttgttgattttctttgtgttttttccTTGTTGCTGGGAGAGATTTTTTGTCATGTTGTGTTTGCTCCTCTGCTCttgtgagggagagaatgaatgaggGGTGATGTTGATGAAGAAAAAAATGGAGGGAATGtggaagaataaaaaaaaagaagacagggaaaaaaaacctcctGAATCTCCTCATTCCTCACCCTGTGCTTGCTCtgcgcctccctctcctctcctctcccccctcccttccccccacccccccctctgtcGCAGGTTTGACCAATACGATTCCTTCGACTCTCGCTCCTCCTCCGCCATGGGGCCCCGAGATCTCTACAGATCTGGTAGCTATGGCTACAGCGACGCCCGGGGCGACCTGATGGGCTCGCGAGGCAGCGGCCTCGGCGGCTACGGGGCcggcgggggagggggaggtatGGGGGGCGGAGCCATGGGCTTGGGCGGAGGCCTTGGCGGCAGTGGCGGAgggggcggcggtggtggtggtggcggcggcggcggcggctttGACAGCCACTCCTCCTACGGCGCCAAAATGCGCCAGTCGCAGATGCCCTCCCGCGATGCCTTCTCCAGCTCCGGCTGGGGCAGCTCCGGGGGGGTTGGCGGCGGCCAGCAACGCTCCCCCAGACGGGGCTCCGGAGGTGGCGGAGgcgccggtggtggtggtggtggcggcggcggcggcggtggtgggggagggggcggtATGGGCGGCCGCGGCGGCTTCGGCCGGCGGCAGGACAACCCTTCCTCCATGGGCCtcggcggcggaggcggcggcggtggtggcgccGGCCTTGGCGGAGGCCGCGCCGGCagtcacagccacagccacagccacggCCACGGGCACTCcccgggcggcggcggcgggcgagGCAAGCTGCCGTCCCTGCTGGGCCAGCGCATGTACCCCGAGACCGGGGGCTTCCAGGCACCCCCCCACGCCCACGGGCAcggccacagccacagccacggCCCCCAGGactactcctctcctcgccAGTTTGGAGGGGGCCCCAGGGCCAACCGCCAGCGGGGCCGAAAGAGACCCCTCAACCGAGTAAGTACCTCCccaaaacttaaaaaaaaaacaaaaaaaaaccctttaaaTAAAGGGAGACACGCCCATCGTTGTTGGGCTGGGCCCTCAGGGCTGGTGGTTTATTTGAAAAGgaacaacaaacaagcaaaaagaggggaaaaaataaaatcaaacaaCAAAAGGTGAAAGCTTTGTGAAGTCCTGCCCAAAACAGCCACATGTTACATGCCCACCATACATCATGGCCCCATGTCCTCTTCCCGCCCTCGTCGAGGGCACCAAAATCCCATCCCAACTGAACTCCCTACCTGTGGGTCGTTTCCCCACCACTGCTACAGAACAGCCCCACAGCCCACTCTTGTAGCTTTGCTTTGGTCACTATTTGCTCGTACTTGTACTGGATTAAGCCCCACGTAACGATAATTGTCCTCAGAGGATGGCACAGATCACCAAAATCCCATcccaactccccccccctctgtggGTCGTTTCCTCACCACTGCTACAGAATAGCCCTCAGCCCACTCTTGTAGCAGTCTGCTCCCCATTTTCTTGGTCACAAAGACCGAGACCCAAAGAGGACCCTGTTATTTGTACCCGTAATTCCCCTTTATGCCCAAAAAGAGCATCTTGTTATTGTACCCACAGTACCCTCTCTGGCAGTGCAGAACAATGGCAGTATGGCTCAGAACACATGCAAGTCCTTCACCATTCCTCCTCCGGTCACTGCACTCTCAGTCCAactattcatttattttgggTCATTTTTAATcgtaaaaaaatagataaaaaatCGGCTTTGCTTTGGTCACAATTTGGTCGTACTTGTACTGGGCTTTGACCCAAGTAATGGTAGTTGTGAGTTTGATTTGTGAGGTTATTAGTGTTTCAACCTTTTGAAGATTTCATCATTCTCCaatcccccaccctccccccccttaCGCTGAGTATTCATAACTGTAATTTTCGCTACTATTTCGCTGCtaagatttttttaatttttttttaaaatggcgcAAAATGTTCCTCACCTAGCCAAGCTTGTTTACGTTATTATGTGTCTGATGTAAGGTAAGTCTGACATGCCAATATTCCGATTGATCTTTTTGATGAGATGCAGTAACACTGAAGCATTCGGTGAAAGTGTTTGTGCGTGGAAGTTATAGATGTTGCGTGTTGTCGAATGAAAGTTTGTCCGATTGTTAACTCTTCTCTGTCTGCATGCCTGTGCATGTCTGTtcgttaaaaaatatatatatatatgcacagacattcattcatttagcggCTGTGCTGTCGTTCTGTTCAGTGTGTAAGTTGACAAGATTTTGGCTCACTGTTGCCGTTTCCTGTCTTGAGCATCCCAGCATACGGATAGTGTGCATTGTCTCcgtcagtaagtgtgtgtgtgtgtgtgtctgtcaacgTTTGTACATTAGCTGTGTTAGTATGtatgtttccgtgtgtgtgtgtgtgtgtgtgtgaatatttgtgtTTACGCTGTTACTCATGGTTACCCAGCAGCAGGTCAAGTCCCCACGTGACGGACAGAAGAAGCGGAAGAAGACTCAGAACGCAGGCGATGAGCCCGAGTCTAAAGTCGGCAAGACGGAGAACAAGGACTCTGCTGATTCGGCTAAAGGTGCTTTATAGAGCCAAAAAGAGAtacacatatgtgaccattcaaagcgaaatcagtcgttttgcgcacaacgttattttgagaaaatcaacaataacaaacttctggGTTAAAattttgaatttcacgttttcgcataattcgactgtatacagtctagtttcatatcgtgaacgcatttcacggaaaaacatacgttttgactgttgaacccggcgaagattcaacacatttgctgtcattcccgttgtgcatgcgctgcttaaaaaggtgatttctcctcttctggcatatcgtgacaggagaaccatgtcaactttggatgcggttatcttagcgatagtttgtgtaataccctcgatatacatatcgttggaaagcttagtctatggccgttcatgtgagcacaataacttaatttgataaattttaccgaaacaactggttccgctttacagggtcacatatatattttttatctgtCATTCAACGAGGAGTGATTGGAAGATTTACTGTATACGTCAGTCATATTCAAGGGTACAATGATTAGGTGAAATACGGTAAATTGTCAGGGTAAACTGTTAACTCTGGTTTGGTAGTGATCATTGGAAGATTTACTGTGTATATTCAAGGGTACAATGATAAGGTGAAATAAGGTAAATTATCGGATTATTACAGAGTAAACTGTTAACTGTGGTTTGGTGGAATTTTGGTGAATATCcccttgggatcaataaagtatctatctctatcttatCTATTAGAGgatttactgtatatatattcaaGGGAACAATAATTAGGTAAAGTACGGTAATTTATCAGAGTAAGCTGTTAACTCTGGTTTGGTGTTTGTTCTTCAGTGAAGACCGAAGGTACTGCGGCCAGCGGTGAAAAGGTGAAGGAGGAAACCAAGGACTCTgctgctgtaagtgtgtgtgtgtgtgtgtgtgtgtctgtctgtgcgcgcgcatgcgtgcgtgtatggATACCACAATGCAGGTTGTTCTTCTGTAAGTCCGTGTTCGGAGGAGACAAaggactctgctgctgctgtacgtgtgtgtgtgtgtgtgtgtgtgtgtgtgtgtacgtatacaGTAATGTAATTTCCCGTGTGTTAGCCCCTCTGTGTATAAGACGcgagacagtgttttatgcaagttaaaaaaaacaaaaccatattcatGATCAAGTCACTTATCTGCTTCATAGGCTGCCAGTGCCAAGCCTGCCGCTGAAGGAGACAAAGGAGGTAAGCACCCTTTACAGTTATTACACGTAGAGGCTCAACAGCCACCTTATACAGTTATTACACGTAGAGGCTCAAACACCACCCTTTACAGTTATTACACGTAGAGGCTCAACAGCCACCTTTTACAGTTATTACACGTAGAGGCTCAAACACCACCCTTTACAGTTATTACACGTAGAGGCTCAACAGCCACCTTTTACAGTTATTACACGTAGAGGCTCAACAGCCACCATTTACAGTTATTACACGTAGAGGCTCAACAGCCACATTTTAAAGTTATTACATGTAGAGGCTCAAACACCACCTTTTACAGTTATTACATGTAGAGACTCAACAGCCACCTTTTACATTTATTACACGTAGAGGCTCAACAGCCACATTTTACAGTTATTACATGTAGGGGCTCATTAACGCTCAACAGCCACCTTTTTACGGTTATTAGATCTAGAGGCGTGTTAACACTCGAagttctattattattattattattattattattattattattattaatacgTGATAAGATCATTAATGCTCAACGGTAAACGGTTGGAATAGTTTTTGATTTGCATTGCAACGTTTCTAACATTTAAGGTGACGAGCGAATCAGTTCTTGTGATTCTGACCTGTGGCTGCAGTGTCTTCATTTTGGATCCAAGCGCACATggggtcccaggttcaaatctgACCTGCGGTCATTCCCAATCCCACTCCAAtctcctctcccactcgcttTCGGTCACTCTACACAGTCCAAAAAcaaaaagtccagaaaatatACTCGAGTGTGCAAATATAAAACTCCATCTTAAGTCACCCGTGTGAAACTAGACTCGCATCGCCCAAGCAGCTAAGGCTCAGTGTGTCCCTCTGTGCTCCCCGTAGCAGTGACCATCCAGGAGGAGATCACCCAGATCAAGAAGAAGCTCCAGggcaagcagcagcagccggcAGCAGCGGGGGCGCAGGAGGAGGGCCTGCCCAAGTTCAAGAAGCGCCGCGGCTTCATGGAGATGTCTGGGGTCAAGTTCAACGCCCAGAGGTGAGTTGGGGATcatctactttctctctctctctctctctctctctctctctctccttctctttttctctctttttttttctctttctctctctttctctttctctctccttctttctctctctctcttcctctctctctttctctttctctttccctcccctcccccagtcAATGTCTCCCTGACTTGACACtgtaacccccctctctctcccagctctGTGTGAGTTCCGCTTCTATACTTCACAATCTCTCACGTGCGAAGACACAAACTCTACACCACCCTGCTGTCTTACTCAGGATCGCGTTTGTTCACAGACACgtaacacatgcgcacacaccccgtcttaactctctctctctctctctctctctctctctctctctctctctctctctctctctcaggatgaTGTTCGCCTGCTCCGTGTGCAAGTTCCGCTCGTTCTACAGCGAGGACATGGCCGCTCACCTGGAGAGCAAGTTCCACAAAGAGCACTTCAAGTTCCTCTCCAGCCAGCTCTCCAAGCCCACCACGGACttcctgcaggtacacacactctctctctcacgctttctcacactcacacgttcactcactcataccgatggacacacacacacatcttctacAGACATGTACAAAGGATGCTCATAATTGGCTAAAGATAAGTAAGACtctctgcaggtacacacacacacacacacacacaaatcttctACAGACACGTACAAAGGATGTTCATAATTGGCTAAAGATAAGTAAGACTCTCTGAGGTGTAACGTCTTTCTCTCGTCTTTATAGGAGTACCTGAACAACAAGTTCAATAAGACACAGCAGAGGATCACTCAGATCGACAACTTCAGCGCTGCCATCTGCCAAGTGCACAAGGAGCAGGACCtcaccagaggtgtgtgtgtgtgtgtgtgtgtgtgtgtatacatcccTATTGTGTGAGACCTCACCAGaggtacttgtgtgtgtttgtacatacaCAGGGgcacagacatgtgtgtgtgtgtgtgtgtgtgtgtacatgtgtgtgtataggcagtgtgtctgtgtgtgtgtgtgtaggagagcctttgtgtgtgtgtgtgtgtgtgtccctattgTGTGAGAATATCTATAAGTGAATGATTTTCTGGTGATATTGTGTTTGTAGTACACATTTGTAGCACAGTTTTGTTTATACAGCGAGTGGTGAGGAATGATGTATAAATATGTTTCATGATATAATACAATAACTTTTTCCATAATAGTATAGTTCAACGTGCAATTTAGTGTCTGCCTGTATGCGTGCCGTGTAGGCCTATGCAAAACACTTCCATGGAAATCAGTCTCTGCCATGTAAATGCAGGGATCTGAAGGCCTGTGTAGTTTACAGTAAAAGCACGGCTATGAATTGCCTTGGTACGAAAGTCTGTAGTTTACTGTAAAAGCACGGCTATGAATTGCCTTGGCATCAGTGAGAGACCCCACGCGGTAGAGACCATAAAGGCATTCTGTTGACCCAAACCTGTTTGGAACAGTGCTCGGAAATCGGCGTGTTTTAGATTCAATGTTTCTGGACAGGTCGCAGGTGGATGTCTGTATCGAGGTGTCATTAACACGAGGAAAGACTTGTCTTATCGTTGGCCGGCGGACTcttttatcgttatagttatcgttagcATTGGCCAGTGTGAATGCtgcttaagagtgtgtgtttgatatttcccctcctctccaataGAGATCGGTATGGAGCACTtcatgaagtgtgtgttgatcttttctcccctcctctccaataGAGATCGGTATGGAGCACTTCATGAAGTATGTGTTGatcttttctcccctcctctccaataGAGATCGGTATGGAGCACTTCATGAAGAAGGTGGAGGCGGCTCACTGCGCAGCCTGTGACGTCTTCATCCCCATGCAGTTCCACCTCATCAAGAAGCACCTGCGCTCCCCCGACCACAACTACAACTGCAAGgtacacacaggcgcgcacacacacacaccacacacacacacacacacacacacacacacacacacacacacacacacacacacacacacactcagaaacacacaaaggCACTCCTACACATACATGCGCGTTTGTACAGACAtttatgtgtatacacacacacgcacacacacacgcactcctacacacacagatacagacatgtatgtatatacatacatacacacaaggcaCCCAAACACCGATGCAttgacatgcatgcacacaaacacaccaatacatgctcgcatacacacacaccaacgcacgCCTGATctcacctgtagtgtgtgtatgtgtgtgtgtgtgtctgcacagggTATGATGGAGATGTCTAAAGGCCACAGCCTATCAGTTGCCCGCAGCATCCTCAACCACAAGGTCATCGGCAAGAAGCTGGAGAGCTACCTCAAggcaagtacacacactctacagtaaTAAACAGGACATCCTATGATGCTATtcatattgtttgtgtgtgtgtgtgtgtgtgtgtgtgtgtactgaaccTACCtcaaggtaaacacacacacacgcacacaatgacGCGTATACAGAGAAAacgatcctcacacacacaggggctcaTGTACATGTTCTGTGCGAGATTTTGGCTTGTGAACAACACTCTCGGGAGTTCCCTTACTGGGACACACCGCGGGGTTTTGTTTCTAGGTATACGGGCTGATAGGTTGTTTAGACTGATTATTTAGGATAATAGAGATTATTTAGGATTCAGCGTGCAATCCTACATTTCTATCCAAACAGCATCATAATAGCAATACTACGTTTACGATTACGTTATTGCTCAATGATACAAATGAATATAGGGTAACTTCCCTTGTTTACGACAACTGTCATTTGTAatgttaattatttattttgtatgacCTCATAAAAGCAATCAGTAAACAATCTCCGATTACAGGAGCATCAGTTATTTGTTTAATTCTAAATTATTACATTTACATATTAGCATACTATATACTATCCTATACtcacctttctctcctctccctcgtcGATAGGGCGAGAACCCCTTCGTGGGTAACCAGGACGACCAGGACCCTGACGACTCCATGGCGATGGAGGTGTCCGAGGCCGAGGCGAGCAGTCAGAGCCTGCCGGAGGCGGATCTGAAggacggggaggaggaggaggaggaggaggaggagcctaaGCCTGAAGGCAATGGTACCCATGACAACGGCGAAGACGCAACCGAAGCCGCCACAGAGGAGCCAGAGGCAGGCAAGAACGAGGTGAAGAATTAAAACGTTTTTGATTTTATTTCGATGTCGATTTATCAACCACAGTTGAGTTTTATCAGGGAATTTACAAGTATTGGTCAGTTACGATGTGAGTTATGCATCAGTTGCACATGCACAGATTAACCGATAataaatacgcacacacacgtacacacaagtAGTGGTATATTCTAGAAGCGGAGGTAACCCCAAAACTGTAACACTGTATAGTATTGAATAACCTCTGGGATTAGTTCTTAAtcaattttttgtttgtttgtttgtttgttttgttgtccagATAAAgatggaggatgaggatggtgcgaacagggtgggtggtggtgaagacgcggaggaggaggaggaggaggaggaggagggtggagaggaagcagaggaagGTGTCGAGCTGGGCGACGAGGAGGCCGACGGTgtggaggcagaggagggagaCGAGGTCCTTGacggagacgaggaggaggaagaggcggcggcggcagcagcagctgaggaggaggaagaggaggaggaggtggtggagctggctgaggaagaggaagcgGAAGCAGCTAAGGAAGACGCAGACGCCTCTGATGGGGAGAAGGAGACGGATGACGCGGCCAACGCAGATGTGGTCATCATCGAgtgacccccctcctcccctctcccctccatctctccctccatctctccctccatttccttCCTGCCacatgaccttttgacctttagTATGTACTCTCTGTAccagacccccccaccccctctccctcccccctccaccccccacagtCATATGAACCATATATGTCTGCCCATGCCCAGCATGGGGGAGACTGGACCCAGGGCCGCTCTCTGGCCAGAGCTGTGAGGGGGTTGGGGTCGACACGTCCACTAGTcgtcatcaacaacaacaacaacaacaacaacaacgatggTCTCTGAACATCCACTAGTCAACAACTGGTCCGCTAGACGACATCAACTAGTCTCTGAACATCCACTAGTCAACAACTGGTCCGCTAGACGACAGCAACTAGTCTCTGAACAGCATGGTTGGCCCGATGATCCTCTCTACATGAGCTgtttactttttgtttgttgtttttgtgtgtgacccTTTTGACCTTCATTCGTGCCCCAGGCCAAAATGAGGAACCTGCCCCaagtcgtcgtcgtcgtcgtcccccGCGCCGCGACGATTTACTGTCACGTGTAGGACCAATACGTAACGCCCACCTCACTCCCCAAGTCCCCTTTCCAGCACAGCCTATGAGCTGTTGGCATATCCAGtcattcagccaatcagaaacctATTTCTAAGTGACTTCTTGCCGGTGTACAGAGtcaaatgtctgaaatgtttgggttttttgtttgttcatttgggttgattttttttttttgtccctcccctctcccccttttgTAAATAGGTTAACCTTTTTTGGTGCCTTCGGGTCTGGACTTGTTATAAGAATTGGCTTCtctgtcttgtgtttttttttttttgtttgttttttttttggtagtgACACAGAAAACGCTGTCTGAGGCTGTTGATGGCCCTTTGACACTCATCAAAACTGGTCATATGCATTGTTTCGATGTTCATTTTTAAAAGTGTGTTCTTTTTCAGTGTCTGTGGATTTTGaggttttttatttctttttaatttaGTGCCGTCTATAGAGATAATAGTTGGCCTATTGTTTTACAAGAGCAATTTTTtggtcagatttttttttttttttttttttgaccttCTGAAATAAATGTTTATAACTCAAGTACACATGGTCTGTGGtttatatatagatagatatgtcTGATAtgtctttctcattttctcacaCTTAActctacagatgtgtgtgtgtgtgtgtctgaagtctTTACACATGCTTGAGTAGAACTAGTAAAACCCAAAAGGAATTCAACTGGGACAAAATGTTGCAAAACGTTTGAACAAAATGGGGTGCTGAACATCACATCAACATTACTACCTGTCAAGGCAATGATGTGTCTCATCCACGTgtagctatacacacacacacacacacacacacacacacagggcccttCTCTTTCGTCTTTTCATCTAtgctcccttccttccttcaagacgaatgagaaggacacacacacacacacagtgctggacGTGTTGGTAGGCTGAGGTGCCTTTGCTTAATAGCACCCCACCACAGTCACAGCACCCATGATGCCTCAATGCTGCCTTACAAAggcaaaaggcagtaactgtttttgccatcattccagCGTTAtataatcatcagccaatcaaggtggtcactttaatCAAGTTTGTGCaagagtaatgacgtcaaccatagcaacggagATTTTATCTTATCGTAggagttgtcttttttttccttactaaaagtaggtctgagagGGTTTGTGAATAATGTTTAAGAGAAAACTCCTAGTTAAGATCTTTGCAATTTAGGAGTACTCCATGTACTccgctttgtgaatacgggcccaggacAACAAGTCACCAGATTTTCATTGCTCTACCTATAATACATTTGtgtggacaaaacaaaaaaactttaaagtagtttttctcagtttgacactctggtcagttactgccttttgACTTTGTAGGGCAGGATGGATCTCTGAAgtttgtttacaaaaagtacCCAAAGCTGCCAACTTTTACCCTGGTAAACCAAACTCATTGACAAAGTgatcacattgatcagggattcATAACGTTCCTTCCTATTTTGACTAAACTTTGCAAACTAGCAATAAACTGCActggcagtcaggaaacaatgcactatattgccaaaagtattgtcACTTGATCCCCCTAATGACTTAAGtggcatcccattcttaatccatagggttaaATATGACATTGGACCACCCTTTCAAACTATGACGGCTTTGACGTTTCTTGGAAAGCTTTccttaggagtgtgtttatgggaatttttggccAATCTTCCAGAAACGCATTTGTGagatcacacactgatgttgggcgACTTGCTCTCAgtttccgctctaattcatcccaaaggtgttctgtcgGATtgaggccagtcaagttcatccacaccaaactcggagatccatgtctttatggaccttgctttgtgcactggtgcacagtcatgttggaacaggaagtggctatccaaactgttcccacaaagttgggagcatggaattgtccgaAATCTGTTGGTTAATTCtatagcattcagagttcctttaactggaactaaggggccaagcccagcacagggatggccccttcctgttccaacatgactgtgcaccagtgcacaaagcaaggtccataaagacatggatctcagagtttggtgtggatgaacttgacaacccgatagaacacctttgggatgaattacaacggagactgagagccagtctcttcatccaacatcagtgtgtgacctcacaaacgcgtttctggaagaatggccaagaattcccataaacacactcctaaaccttatggaaagccttcccagaagaatttaagctgttatagctagaaagggtggaccaacgtcatattaaaccctatggattaagaatgggatgccaCTTGAGTCATTAGGGGGATCAAGGCAGGtgaggtgacccaatacttttggcaatatagtgtatgtgtgggtctacctttgctgtaaataaatatgcaCATTCTTCCAACTGCAATTTTTGATTGTTTGCAGGCGTTGCTATACCATTTACCAGCCACTTTCGAAACTACAGCGTTATCCCCTCTCGTTGCTGTTTGGGCAGGTAATCTGTCAACCGATGGCAACGTTAGTgaactatggtgttccagactagttTCTCCCCAAAAGGAGATTCAGGTGGGCCTGGCCAGGCAAGCCATCTCTGACCATATTCAAGATCTAGGTGTTAATCAAAGCTaactatggcaagttgcacTGAAAATCAAAGTTGCCTGTCTTACGGAAAATGACGGATCATTCGAAGGCAGATGACAAAAGTATAGGGAAACCCGtctgtttttcagacttttttgTTCCTGAGAGAGTGCAACAAGTGCTTTATTCTTCACCCCCAAATTCCAGATCTCCTTATACAGTATCAGGGTTacaggtcatggaatttctggaatatcatggaattttagaaagtctattccagacatggaaagttagggaatttcgtcatttttTGGGCAAAACtatggaatatcagggaattttgttgtaggcctagcAGTTTAAAGGCGCTCTAAGCCATGCTGGGTAATATCACTTCTGTTgatgttcaaacaaaacagagagatggCTTACTTCCTCCCACTCCCTCCATTTGGCCCaggttgtttatgttgtttctGAGAGATGTCCACAGA from Sardina pilchardus chromosome 1, fSarPil1.1, whole genome shotgun sequence includes:
- the akap8l gene encoding A-kinase anchor protein 8-like, which translates into the protein MDGRGYGSGFSGWGGGGGGSSSRDLYGYKDSMSGGGGFGGGGGGGGGGGGYGGSLMKSRLSGGSGLSSTVSNADAVIAKINQRLDMLTQLEGGMKGGGRSDRFDQYDSFDSRSSSAMGPRDLYRSGSYGYSDARGDLMGSRGSGLGGYGAGGGGGGMGGGAMGLGGGLGGSGGGGGGGGGGGGGGGFDSHSSYGAKMRQSQMPSRDAFSSSGWGSSGGVGGGQQRSPRRGSGGGGMGGRGGFGRRQDNPSSMGLGGGGGGGGGAGLGGGRAGSHSHSHSHGHGHSPGGGGGRGKLPSLLGQRMYPETGGFQAPPHAHGHGHSHSHGPQDYSSPRQFGGGPRANRQRGRKRPLNRQQVKSPRDGQKKRKKTQNAGDEPESKVGKTENKDSADSAKVKTEGTAASGEKVKEETKDSAAAASAKPAAEGDKGAVTIQEEITQIKKKLQGKQQQPAAAGAQEEGLPKFKKRRGFMEMSGVKFNAQRMMFACSVCKFRSFYSEDMAAHLESKFHKEHFKFLSSQLSKPTTDFLQEYLNNKFNKTQQRITQIDNFSAAICQVHKEQDLTREIGMEHFMKKVEAAHCAACDVFIPMQFHLIKKHLRSPDHNYNCKGMMEMSKGHSLSVARSILNHKVIGKKLESYLKGENPFVGNQDDQDPDDSMAMEVSEAEASSQSLPEADLKDGEEEEEEEEEPKPEGNGTHDNGEDATEAATEEPEAGKNEIKMEDEDGANRVGGGEDAEEEEEEEEEGGEEAEEGVELGDEEADGVEAEEGDEVLDGDEEEEEAAAAAAAEEEEEEEEVVELAEEEEAEAAKEDADASDGEKETDDAANADVVIIE